One part of the Nocardioides zeae genome encodes these proteins:
- a CDS encoding sec-independent translocase encodes MFGIGLPELAVIGLVAMMVLGPDRLPQVAKQAGQMVRQLRGFARTARDDLRSELGPEYADLELRDLDPRTIVRKHIMEALAEDEMDKPVRDGQRPLAAGEVPPYDADAT; translated from the coding sequence GTGTTCGGCATCGGCCTGCCCGAGCTCGCGGTCATCGGGCTCGTCGCGATGATGGTGCTCGGTCCCGACCGCCTCCCCCAGGTGGCGAAGCAGGCCGGTCAGATGGTGCGCCAGCTGCGCGGGTTCGCGCGCACCGCCCGGGACGACCTCCGCTCGGAGCTCGGGCCCGAGTACGCCGACCTCGAGCTGCGCGACCTCGACCCCCGCACCATCGTGCGCAAGCACATCATGGAGGCGCTCGCCGAGGACGAGATGGACAAGCCGGTGCGCGACGGCCAGCGGCCGCTGGCCGCCGGCGAGGTCCCGCCGTACGACGCGGACGCGACCTGA
- a CDS encoding DUF1003 domain-containing protein, with protein MSQRDRARLDTPRDPRRSFVRQRRVDSDSFGSFAEDFARFMGTAKFLAYMTLFVAVWVLWNVVTPESWRFDPFPYIFLTLMLSLQASYAAPLILLAQNRQENRDKVVAEQDRRANARAHADMEFLAREVASLRMAVGEVATRDFLRSELRGLLAELEEAREDREGGSGRDPRGERDGRDDHAARRAPGDG; from the coding sequence ATGAGCCAGCGCGACCGGGCCCGCCTCGACACCCCGCGCGACCCGCGACGCTCCTTCGTGCGTCAGCGCCGCGTCGACTCCGACTCGTTCGGCAGCTTCGCCGAGGACTTCGCCCGCTTCATGGGCACCGCGAAGTTCCTCGCCTACATGACGCTGTTCGTCGCGGTGTGGGTCCTGTGGAACGTCGTGACGCCCGAGAGCTGGCGCTTCGACCCGTTCCCCTACATCTTCCTGACGCTCATGCTCAGCCTGCAGGCCTCGTACGCCGCGCCCCTGATCCTGCTCGCCCAGAACCGCCAGGAGAACCGGGACAAGGTGGTGGCCGAGCAGGACCGGCGCGCGAACGCTCGGGCCCACGCCGACATGGAGTTCCTGGCCCGCGAGGTCGCGTCGCTGCGGATGGCCGTCGGCGAGGTCGCGACGCGGGACTTCCTGCGCAGCGAGCTCCGCGGCCTCCTCGCCGAGCTGGAGGAGGCGCGCGAGGACCGGGAGGGCGGCAGCGGCCGGGATCCGCGGGGCGAGCGGGACGGCCGGGACGACCACGCCGCTCGGCGTGCACCCGGCGACGGTTAG
- a CDS encoding Mrp/NBP35 family ATP-binding protein, with product MSGTPTGTPSVEQVTAALARVNDPEIKRPITELGMVDDVAVSPEGAVHVKVLLTVAGCPLKDTINRDVTAAVGELAGVSSVEIELGVMNAEQRQGLQETLRGGQAQREIPFAQPGSLTRVFAIASGKGGVGKSSVTVNLALAMAQQGLKVGIVDADIYGHSVPAMLGVADARPTQVDDLIMPVPTPTGVSVISIGMLKPRRDQVVAWRGPMLDRALVQMLSDVYWGDLDALLLDLPPGTGDIAISLGQHLPNAEVVVVTTPQEAAAEVAERAGTMASMMHQRVVGVVENMSYFVSPDSGEKLEIFGSGGGDRVAATLSQRFGYDVRVLGRIPLDPSLREGGDAGKPIVESDPTTPAAQQLLAIAQGLTGRGRGLAGMQLGLTPTAKF from the coding sequence ATGAGTGGCACCCCCACGGGCACGCCGAGCGTCGAGCAGGTCACGGCCGCGCTCGCCCGCGTGAACGACCCCGAGATCAAGCGACCGATCACCGAGCTCGGCATGGTGGACGACGTCGCGGTGTCCCCGGAGGGGGCCGTGCACGTCAAGGTCCTCCTGACGGTCGCCGGCTGCCCGCTCAAGGACACGATCAACCGCGACGTGACGGCGGCCGTCGGCGAGCTCGCCGGTGTCTCCTCGGTCGAGATCGAGCTCGGCGTGATGAACGCCGAGCAGCGCCAGGGCCTGCAGGAGACCCTCCGCGGGGGTCAGGCGCAGCGTGAGATCCCCTTCGCCCAGCCCGGCTCCCTCACGCGCGTCTTCGCGATCGCCAGCGGCAAGGGCGGCGTCGGCAAGTCGTCGGTGACCGTGAACCTGGCGCTCGCGATGGCGCAGCAGGGCCTCAAGGTGGGCATCGTCGACGCCGACATCTACGGCCACTCCGTGCCGGCGATGCTGGGCGTGGCGGATGCGCGCCCGACCCAGGTCGACGACCTCATCATGCCGGTCCCGACCCCGACGGGCGTCTCGGTGATCTCGATCGGGATGCTCAAGCCGCGCCGCGACCAGGTGGTCGCGTGGCGCGGGCCCATGCTCGACCGGGCGCTCGTGCAGATGCTCTCCGACGTCTACTGGGGCGACCTCGACGCGCTCCTCCTCGACCTGCCCCCGGGCACGGGCGACATCGCGATCTCGCTGGGCCAGCACCTCCCGAACGCCGAGGTCGTCGTCGTCACGACCCCGCAGGAGGCGGCCGCGGAGGTCGCCGAGCGCGCCGGCACGATGGCCTCGATGATGCACCAGCGGGTCGTCGGCGTCGTCGAGAACATGAGCTACTTCGTCAGCCCCGACTCGGGCGAGAAGCTCGAGATCTTCGGCAGCGGCGGCGGCGACCGCGTGGCCGCGACGCTCTCGCAGCGGTTCGGGTACGACGTGCGCGTGCTGGGCCGGATCCCGCTCGACCCGTCGCTGCGCGAGGGCGGGGACGCGGGCAAGCCCATCGTCGAGTCGGACCCGACGACGCCCGCCGCGCAGCAGCTCCTCGCGATCGCCCAGGGACTCACGGGCCGCGGCCGCGGGCTCGCGGGCATGCAGCTCGGACTGACGCCCACCGCGAAGTTCTGA
- a CDS encoding Rv3235 family protein — MTTTDRQPTPSTGPTSASGPDGPGTHRGSVVPFTGRRPTSPVRDAVQGTLALDLVPALDPPPPAPQRTGPAVAGPGADVVRVDLRRRRRLESWAHRYVQAAVEIAGGDRPASQLLRWTAAPVHTDLARRGHLVARASVRGGGRSRDVVRPQVRSVHAGFVADDVAEISAHVRYGQRSRAVAARFEERAERWICTALEFA, encoded by the coding sequence ATGACCACCACCGACCGCCAGCCGACCCCGTCGACGGGCCCGACCAGCGCGAGCGGGCCCGACGGGCCGGGCACCCACCGCGGGAGCGTCGTGCCGTTCACCGGCCGCCGCCCCACCAGCCCCGTCCGCGACGCCGTCCAGGGCACCCTCGCGCTCGACCTCGTCCCCGCGCTCGACCCACCCCCGCCGGCGCCGCAGCGCACGGGCCCCGCCGTCGCGGGCCCGGGGGCGGACGTGGTGCGGGTCGACCTCCGCCGCCGTCGTCGGCTCGAGAGCTGGGCGCACCGCTACGTGCAGGCCGCGGTGGAGATCGCGGGCGGGGACCGCCCGGCCAGCCAGCTCCTGCGCTGGACGGCCGCACCGGTCCACACCGACCTCGCCCGACGCGGCCACCTCGTGGCCCGGGCCAGCGTGCGTGGCGGCGGTCGGTCCCGCGACGTGGTGCGGCCCCAGGTGCGCAGCGTCCACGCCGGCTTCGTGGCGGACGACGTCGCCGAGATCAGCGCCCACGTGCGCTACGGCCAGCGTTCCCGCGCGGTCGCGGCCCGCTTCGAGGAGCGGGCCGAGCGGTGGATCTGCACGGCCCTGGAGTTCGCCTGA
- a CDS encoding winged helix-turn-helix domain-containing protein has protein sequence MSRTAPAGPTITLAQARRIALAAQGFADPPHATPTLRTFDRTLRRTRVLQIDSVSVLQRAHYMPLYSRMGPYDTGLLERATTGRPRRIVESWAHEAAYLPVEHWPLQQLRRDSWRERYAASGIGVEDPGLVEEVRQRVAVEGPVTARELDDGRPRRRDHWGWNWSAAKQALEMMMRTGDLAVAGRNAAFERRYDLPERVLPPEVLAAPVPERADAVRALVAMAARSHGVATVACLADYYRIGQRAAAVAVQELVEAGELEPVVVRGWPAATYLHRDAARPRRVDARALLSPFDPVVWFRPRAEALFGFHYRIEIYTPAHKRVHGYYVLPFLLGDRLVGRVDLRADRRGGRLEVLGAFAEADAPPATAAGLAAELRRLAGWLDLDTVVVSPRGDLAPALAGETAAHR, from the coding sequence GTGAGCCGCACGGCCCCGGCCGGTCCCACGATCACCCTGGCCCAGGCGCGCCGCATCGCGCTCGCCGCGCAGGGGTTCGCCGACCCTCCCCACGCCACCCCGACGTTGCGCACCTTCGACCGCACGCTGCGGCGCACCCGCGTGCTGCAGATCGACTCGGTGAGCGTCCTGCAGCGGGCGCACTACATGCCGCTCTACTCCCGCATGGGCCCCTACGACACCGGGTTGCTCGAGCGTGCGACGACCGGGCGCCCGCGGCGCATCGTGGAGTCGTGGGCGCACGAGGCGGCGTACCTGCCGGTCGAGCACTGGCCGCTGCAGCAGCTGCGGCGCGACTCCTGGCGGGAGCGGTACGCCGCGAGCGGCATCGGCGTCGAGGACCCGGGCCTCGTCGAGGAGGTCCGGCAGCGCGTCGCGGTGGAGGGCCCGGTCACGGCCCGCGAGCTCGACGACGGCCGCCCCCGCCGGCGGGACCACTGGGGCTGGAACTGGTCCGCGGCCAAGCAGGCGCTCGAGATGATGATGCGGACCGGCGACCTGGCGGTCGCCGGGCGCAACGCGGCCTTCGAGCGTCGCTACGACCTGCCCGAGCGCGTGCTGCCGCCCGAGGTGCTCGCCGCGCCGGTGCCGGAGCGGGCCGACGCGGTCCGCGCGCTGGTCGCGATGGCGGCCCGCAGCCACGGCGTCGCGACGGTCGCCTGCCTGGCGGACTACTACCGGATCGGCCAGCGGGCGGCGGCCGTCGCCGTGCAGGAGCTCGTCGAGGCGGGCGAGCTGGAGCCGGTCGTGGTGCGGGGGTGGCCGGCCGCGACGTACCTGCACCGCGACGCGGCGCGGCCCCGGCGCGTCGACGCCCGTGCGCTGCTCAGCCCGTTCGACCCGGTCGTCTGGTTCCGGCCGCGCGCGGAGGCGCTGTTCGGCTTCCACTACCGCATCGAGATCTACACGCCGGCCCACAAGCGGGTGCACGGGTACTACGTGCTGCCCTTCCTGCTGGGCGACCGACTGGTTGGCCGCGTCGACCTGCGGGCCGACCGGCGGGGCGGCCGTCTCGAGGTGCTGGGAGCGTTCGCGGAGGCCGACGCGCCGCCCGCGACGGCGGCCGGGCTGGCCGCGGAGCTGCGCCGGTTGGCGGGCTGGCTCGACCTGGACACGGTCGTCGTGTCCCCCCGCGGCGACCTCGCGCCCGCGCTCGCGGGCGAGACTGCGGCGCACCGCTGA
- a CDS encoding serine/threonine-protein kinase: MAKFPQVGDDFGPYRITDQIGHGGMGVVYAAEQAGLGRTVALKVLSPQYAAQDDYHERFVREASTLARLDSVHVIHIYDHGEQDGCLYIAMQNVRGGDLGQAIKAQGGLPVRDGATVVAQTAGALHDAHAAGVIHRDVKPSNVLLRDSSDDLHAYLCDFGIAQGDQPGLTVAGSVAGTMGYMAPERCRGEAASPASDIYALGCVLWTTLAGRSPFAGTDVEVGLAHLNEPVPQFRETDPLARMVNAVLRRSMAKDPAARYPDAAAMRRDLRAVADRARTRDDLRLVPDRGERGGVAGSPATGGSHPSSPSSPSSASSSGHSASSSPNRRTPPPYRGDAASAGSSAGLPVRPGAPRPGGARKAPPPYAPPGGGHSRGSSPSNPAYPHPGGGPSRGSSASNPATPLPRPAPRPGASSPSNPSHPSRPVGPPPLVGAGQRPDRPASSGGPSGQAIAALAVAAAAVLVLLIVVLLTV, encoded by the coding sequence ATGGCGAAGTTCCCCCAGGTGGGTGACGATTTCGGCCCCTACCGGATCACCGACCAGATCGGCCACGGCGGCATGGGCGTGGTGTACGCCGCGGAGCAGGCCGGCCTCGGCCGCACCGTGGCCCTCAAGGTGCTGTCGCCGCAGTACGCCGCGCAGGACGACTACCACGAGCGCTTCGTGCGCGAGGCGTCGACGCTGGCGCGCCTCGACTCGGTGCACGTCATCCACATCTACGACCACGGCGAGCAGGACGGCTGCCTCTACATCGCCATGCAGAACGTCCGCGGGGGCGACCTGGGCCAGGCCATCAAGGCGCAGGGCGGCCTCCCGGTGCGCGACGGCGCGACGGTGGTCGCCCAGACGGCGGGCGCGCTCCACGACGCCCACGCGGCCGGGGTCATCCACCGCGACGTCAAGCCGAGCAACGTGCTGCTCCGGGACTCGAGCGACGACCTCCACGCCTACCTCTGCGACTTCGGCATCGCCCAGGGCGACCAGCCCGGGCTGACCGTGGCCGGCTCGGTCGCGGGGACGATGGGCTACATGGCCCCGGAGCGGTGCCGTGGCGAGGCCGCCTCGCCGGCGAGCGACATCTACGCCCTGGGGTGCGTGCTCTGGACGACCCTCGCCGGCCGTTCCCCCTTCGCGGGCACCGACGTCGAGGTCGGGCTCGCGCACCTCAACGAGCCGGTCCCGCAGTTCCGGGAGACCGACCCGCTGGCCCGCATGGTCAACGCCGTCCTGCGCCGCTCGATGGCGAAGGACCCCGCCGCGCGCTACCCCGACGCCGCCGCGATGCGCCGCGACCTGCGTGCCGTCGCGGACCGGGCCCGCACGCGGGACGACCTCCGCCTCGTCCCCGACCGCGGCGAGCGCGGCGGGGTCGCCGGCTCCCCGGCCACCGGCGGGTCCCACCCCTCGTCGCCCTCGTCCCCCTCGTCCGCCTCGTCGTCGGGCCACAGCGCCAGCTCCAGCCCGAACCGCCGCACGCCCCCGCCCTACCGCGGCGACGCCGCCTCGGCGGGCTCCAGCGCCGGCCTCCCTGTCCGCCCCGGAGCACCGCGACCGGGAGGTGCCCGGAAGGCGCCCCCGCCGTACGCGCCCCCCGGTGGTGGGCACAGCCGGGGGTCCAGTCCCTCGAACCCGGCGTACCCGCACCCCGGCGGCGGGCCGTCGCGCGGGTCCAGCGCGTCCAACCCCGCCACGCCGCTGCCGCGGCCCGCGCCGCGGCCGGGTGCCTCGAGCCCCTCGAACCCGTCCCACCCGTCCCGCCCGGTCGGCCCGCCGCCCCTGGTGGGGGCGGGCCAGCGCCCGGACCGGCCCGCGTCATCGGGCGGGCCCTCGGGGCAGGCCATCGCGGCCCTGGCGGTCGCGGCGGCCGCGGTGCTCGTGCTGCTGATCGTCGTGCTGCTGACCGTCTGA
- a CDS encoding LysM peptidoglycan-binding domain-containing protein, translating into MSSSVGVARWRVAVVALLASLLLLGAVALALPGVVPVADPLLSGGDPHATYDALLVALASTALLVAAPWCWVLVALVCVDALRGAERQRRGCPAVLRRSVLLALGVTTAVALAQPATAVTAPAADPSTTGETAVGATGATGALAGGRASSPTAELLDGLPLPDRPDGPDGLVPAAGAATAATAGRGSAASGAPRPHHVVVAGDDLWSIAAAHLPAGADDAAVLDATLALHRANADVVGPDPDLIHPGQRLDLGALSRPSE; encoded by the coding sequence ATGTCCTCTTCCGTCGGCGTGGCGCGATGGCGGGTGGCCGTCGTCGCGCTCCTCGCCTCCCTGCTCCTCCTCGGCGCGGTCGCGCTCGCCCTCCCGGGCGTCGTCCCCGTCGCCGACCCGCTCCTGTCCGGGGGCGACCCGCACGCGACGTACGACGCGCTCCTCGTCGCCCTGGCGTCGACGGCGCTCCTCGTGGCGGCCCCCTGGTGCTGGGTGCTCGTGGCGCTCGTCTGCGTCGACGCCCTGCGTGGCGCGGAACGGCAGCGCCGCGGCTGCCCGGCCGTGCTCCGCCGCAGCGTGCTGCTGGCCCTGGGCGTGACGACCGCCGTGGCCCTCGCCCAGCCGGCGACGGCGGTCACCGCTCCGGCGGCGGACCCGTCCACGACCGGCGAGACCGCCGTCGGGGCGACGGGGGCCACCGGTGCCCTCGCCGGCGGTCGCGCCTCCTCGCCGACGGCCGAGCTGCTCGACGGCCTCCCGCTGCCCGACCGCCCCGACGGCCCCGACGGCCTCGTCCCCGCCGCCGGTGCGGCCACGGCCGCCACCGCGGGCAGGGGTTCGGCGGCGAGCGGTGCGCCCCGGCCCCACCACGTGGTCGTCGCCGGTGACGACCTGTGGTCCATCGCGGCGGCCCACCTCCCGGCCGGCGCGGACGACGCGGCGGTGCTCGACGCGACGCTCGCGCTGCACCGCGCGAACGCCGACGTCGTCGGGCCCGACCCCGACCTGATCCATCCCGGCCAGCGCCTCGACCTGGGCGCCCTGTCCCGTCCGAGCGAGTGA
- a CDS encoding magnesium transporter MgtE N-terminal domain-containing protein: protein MSSPTPRVYAARLLGLPVFDPQGEQVGKVRDVVVVLRSDGGAPRVVGLVTEVFGRRRVFLPMTRVLAIETDHVATTGLLNVRRFEQRPTEILVIAQMLDSRVTLRHTDVAGVVFDIAVEQGRTRDWFVSRVAVQEAARGFRRRGQTHVVEWGEVEGLGRKDEAQGATQLLAALSEMRPADAARMVHELPEERRRSVVLALDDERLAELLEEMPEEDQVEIVEQLGSERAADVLEEMSPDDAADLIADLPADTAAQLLSLMEPEEAADVRRMMAYAEETAGGMMTPEPVILSPDATVADALAHVRNEDITPSLAALVFVCRPPLETPTGRLLGAAHIQRLLREPPSSLAATAIDKSLDPLRPDATMDEVAAHLATYNLVAAPVTDDQGRLLGAVTVDDLLDHLLPEDWRERAAERAERREAGA from the coding sequence GTGAGCTCCCCGACCCCGCGCGTGTACGCCGCCCGCCTGCTCGGACTGCCGGTCTTCGACCCGCAGGGCGAACAGGTGGGCAAGGTGCGCGACGTCGTGGTGGTGCTCCGCAGCGACGGGGGTGCGCCCCGGGTGGTGGGGCTCGTCACCGAGGTCTTCGGCCGCCGCCGGGTGTTCCTCCCGATGACCCGGGTGCTGGCCATCGAGACCGACCACGTCGCCACCACCGGGCTGCTCAACGTGCGCCGCTTCGAGCAGCGCCCCACCGAGATCCTGGTGATCGCGCAGATGCTGGACAGCCGCGTGACCCTGCGCCACACCGACGTCGCGGGCGTCGTGTTCGACATCGCCGTCGAGCAGGGTCGCACCCGCGACTGGTTCGTCAGCCGGGTGGCGGTGCAGGAGGCCGCCCGCGGGTTCCGCCGCCGGGGCCAGACCCACGTGGTGGAGTGGGGCGAGGTCGAGGGGCTCGGCCGGAAGGACGAGGCCCAGGGCGCCACCCAGCTGCTGGCGGCCCTCTCCGAGATGCGCCCCGCCGACGCCGCCCGCATGGTGCACGAGCTCCCGGAGGAGCGGCGCCGCTCGGTCGTCCTCGCCCTCGACGACGAGCGGCTGGCCGAGCTCCTCGAGGAGATGCCCGAGGAGGACCAGGTCGAGATCGTCGAGCAGCTCGGCTCCGAGCGGGCCGCCGACGTGCTCGAGGAGATGTCGCCGGACGACGCCGCCGACCTCATCGCGGACCTCCCGGCCGACACCGCCGCGCAGCTCCTGTCCCTCATGGAGCCGGAGGAGGCCGCCGACGTGCGGCGCATGATGGCCTACGCCGAGGAGACGGCCGGCGGCATGATGACGCCCGAGCCGGTGATCCTCTCCCCCGACGCCACGGTGGCCGACGCGTTGGCGCACGTGCGCAACGAGGACATCACGCCGTCCCTGGCGGCGCTGGTGTTCGTGTGCCGCCCCCCGCTGGAGACCCCCACGGGCCGGCTGCTCGGCGCGGCCCACATCCAGCGACTCCTCCGCGAGCCGCCCTCGAGCCTCGCGGCGACCGCGATCGACAAGTCGCTCGATCCCCTGCGCCCGGACGCCACCATGGACGAGGTGGCGGCGCACCTCGCGACGTACAACCTCGTGGCAGCGCCGGTGACGGACGACCAGGGCCGTCTGCTCGGTGCCGTCACCGTCGACGACCTCCTCGACCACCTGCTGCCCGAAGACTGGCGCGAGCGCGCCGCCGAGCGCGCCGAGCGACGGGAGGCCGGAGCATGA
- the secA gene encoding preprotein translocase subunit SecA encodes MGIIDKLLRAGEGKIIRQLEAIASAVNAIEDDYVAMTDEELQGQTAEFKKRLEEGETLDDLLPEAFAVVREAANRVIGQRHYDVQIMGGAALHMGNIAEMKTGEGKTLVATLPTYLNALSGKGVHVVTVNDYLAKYHAEWMGRVHHFLGLTTGVILPSMRPEARRAAYNCDITYATNNELGFDYLRDNMATSVSDCVQRGHNFAIVDEVDSILVDEARTPLIISGPTQEEVRWYGEFARIVKKLERDVDYEVDEKKRTISVLEPGITKVEDHLGIENLYESANTPLISFLNNSIKAKELFRRDKEYVVQNDEVLIVDEHTGRMLSGRRYNDGLHQSIEAKEGVKVREEYQTLATITLQNYFRQYDKLSGMTGTAMTEAAEFDKIYELGVVPIRTNKPPQRVDQPDLVYRTEKAKYEAVVDDIEERHRKGQPILVGTVSVEKSELLSSLLKKKNIPHTVLNAKYHSDEAKIVAQAGHKGAVTVATNMAGRGTDIMLGGSVEFLADAELRKKGLDPVDTPEEYEAAWPSTLERIKKQVEDEHDEVRELGGLYVIGTERHESRRIDNQLRGRSGRQGDPGESRFYLSLEDELMRLFKAEWVDRVMTVMRVPDDVPIEAKRVTKTIANAQGQVEAQNFESRKNVLKYDDVMSRQREVIYRERRQVLEGEDLSTQVRGFIEDVVTSYVLSATQEYPEDWDLHALWGALRQLYPVSLEIDDQIEKAGGSKAGLSRNELAADLAKDALAAYDRREAEVGSEVLRELERRVVLTVLDRKWREHLYEMDYLREGIGLRSYSQRDPLVEYQREGFDMFGTMMDAIKEEAVGYLFNLEVQVDEEPVGEVVEGDVALEEDASEEAVDLEKKPVIRAKGLDPVRQPQGLTYAGPSEDGEVVARRDAVTKADDPYADTGRNDLCPCGSGKKYKRCHGAPGGPTGLTARVNG; translated from the coding sequence GTGGGGATCATCGACAAGCTGCTCCGAGCCGGCGAGGGCAAGATCATCCGCCAGCTCGAGGCGATCGCGTCCGCCGTCAACGCCATCGAGGACGACTACGTCGCGATGACCGACGAGGAGCTGCAGGGCCAGACGGCCGAGTTCAAGAAGCGGCTCGAGGAGGGCGAGACCCTCGACGACCTGCTGCCGGAGGCGTTCGCCGTCGTCCGCGAGGCGGCCAACCGCGTGATCGGGCAGCGTCACTACGACGTGCAGATCATGGGCGGCGCGGCGCTCCACATGGGCAACATCGCGGAGATGAAGACCGGTGAGGGCAAGACCCTCGTCGCGACCCTCCCGACCTACCTCAACGCGCTGTCCGGCAAGGGCGTCCACGTCGTCACCGTCAACGACTACCTGGCGAAGTACCACGCGGAGTGGATGGGACGCGTCCACCACTTCCTCGGCCTGACGACCGGCGTGATCCTCCCGTCGATGCGGCCCGAGGCCCGGCGGGCGGCCTACAACTGCGACATCACCTACGCGACCAACAACGAGCTCGGGTTCGACTACCTCCGCGACAACATGGCGACGTCGGTGTCCGACTGCGTGCAGCGCGGCCACAACTTCGCGATCGTCGACGAGGTCGACTCGATCCTGGTCGACGAGGCCCGCACGCCGCTCATCATCTCCGGCCCCACGCAGGAGGAGGTGCGCTGGTACGGCGAGTTCGCGCGCATCGTGAAGAAGCTCGAGCGCGACGTGGACTACGAGGTCGACGAGAAGAAGCGCACGATCTCGGTGCTCGAGCCGGGCATCACGAAGGTCGAGGACCACCTCGGCATCGAGAACCTCTACGAGTCGGCGAACACGCCGCTCATCTCCTTCCTCAACAACTCGATCAAGGCCAAGGAGCTGTTCCGCCGCGACAAGGAGTACGTCGTGCAGAACGACGAGGTCCTCATCGTCGACGAGCACACGGGCCGCATGCTGTCCGGGCGTCGCTACAACGACGGCCTGCACCAGTCGATCGAGGCGAAGGAGGGCGTGAAGGTCCGCGAGGAGTACCAGACGCTCGCCACCATCACGCTGCAGAACTACTTCCGCCAGTACGACAAGCTCTCGGGCATGACCGGCACGGCCATGACCGAGGCCGCGGAGTTCGACAAGATCTACGAGCTCGGCGTCGTGCCCATCCGCACCAACAAGCCGCCGCAGCGCGTCGACCAGCCCGACCTCGTCTACCGCACGGAGAAGGCGAAGTACGAGGCCGTCGTCGACGACATCGAGGAGCGGCACCGCAAGGGCCAGCCCATCCTCGTGGGCACCGTCTCGGTCGAGAAGTCCGAGCTGCTCTCGAGCCTGCTCAAGAAGAAGAACATCCCGCACACGGTGCTCAACGCGAAGTACCACAGCGACGAGGCCAAGATCGTCGCGCAGGCCGGTCACAAGGGCGCCGTCACCGTGGCGACCAACATGGCGGGCCGCGGCACCGACATCATGCTCGGTGGCTCCGTCGAGTTCCTCGCCGACGCGGAGCTCCGCAAGAAGGGGCTCGACCCGGTCGACACGCCGGAGGAGTACGAGGCCGCGTGGCCCTCGACCCTCGAGCGCATCAAGAAGCAGGTCGAGGACGAGCACGACGAGGTCCGCGAGCTCGGCGGCCTCTACGTGATCGGCACGGAGCGCCACGAGTCCCGCCGCATCGACAACCAGCTCCGCGGTCGGTCCGGCCGTCAGGGCGACCCGGGCGAGTCGCGGTTCTACCTCTCGCTCGAGGACGAGCTCATGCGGCTCTTCAAGGCCGAGTGGGTCGACCGCGTCATGACCGTCATGCGGGTCCCCGACGACGTGCCGATCGAGGCCAAGCGGGTCACCAAGACGATCGCGAACGCGCAGGGCCAGGTCGAGGCGCAGAACTTCGAGTCCCGCAAGAACGTCCTCAAGTACGACGACGTGATGAGCCGCCAGCGCGAGGTCATCTACCGCGAGCGGCGCCAGGTGCTCGAGGGGGAGGACCTCTCGACCCAGGTGCGGGGCTTCATCGAGGACGTCGTGACGTCCTACGTGCTGTCGGCGACGCAGGAGTACCCGGAGGACTGGGACCTGCACGCCCTGTGGGGCGCGCTGCGCCAGCTCTACCCGGTGAGCCTCGAGATCGACGACCAGATCGAGAAGGCCGGCGGCTCGAAGGCGGGCCTGTCCCGCAACGAGCTGGCCGCCGACCTCGCGAAGGACGCCCTCGCGGCGTACGACCGCCGCGAGGCCGAGGTGGGCTCGGAGGTGCTGCGGGAGCTCGAGCGCCGGGTGGTGCTGACGGTGCTCGACCGCAAGTGGCGCGAGCACCTCTACGAGATGGACTACCTGCGCGAGGGCATCGGCCTGCGCTCGTACTCGCAGCGCGACCCGCTGGTCGAGTACCAGCGCGAGGGCTTCGACATGTTCGGCACGATGATGGACGCCATCAAGGAGGAGGCCGTCGGCTACCTCTTCAACCTCGAGGTGCAGGTCGACGAGGAGCCGGTGGGCGAGGTCGTCGAGGGCGACGTCGCGCTCGAGGAGGACGCGTCCGAGGAGGCCGTCGACCTCGAGAAGAAGCCGGTCATCCGGGCCAAGGGTCTCGACCCGGTGCGGCAGCCGCAGGGCCTGACCTACGCCGGTCCGTCGGAGGACGGCGAGGTCGTCGCCCGTCGCGACGCGGTGACGAAGGCCGACGACCCCTACGCCGACACCGGCCGGAACGACCTGTGCCCCTGTGGCTCCGGCAAGAAGTACAAGCGTTGCCACGGCGCGCCCGGCGGCCCGACCGGGCTGACGGCCCGCGTCAACGGCTGA